The following coding sequences lie in one Gorilla gorilla gorilla isolate KB3781 chromosome 5, NHGRI_mGorGor1-v2.1_pri, whole genome shotgun sequence genomic window:
- the EHMT2 gene encoding histone-lysine N-methyltransferase EHMT2 isoform X8: MAAAAGAAAAAAAEGEAPAEMGALLLEKETRGATERVHGSLGDTPRSEETLPKATPDSLEPAGPSSPASVTVTVGDEGADTPVGATPLIGDESENLEGDGDLRGGRILLGHATKSFPSSPSKGGSCPSRAKMSMTGAGKSPPSVQSLAMRLLSMPGAQGAAAAGSEPPPATTSPEGQPKVHRARKTMSKPGNGQPPVPEKRPPEVQHFRMSDDVHSLGKVTSDLAKRRKLNSGGGLSEELGSARRSGEVTLTKGDPGSLEEWETVVGDDFSLYYDSYSVDERVDSDSKSEVEALTEQLSEEEEEEEEEEEEEEEEEEEEEEEEDEESGNQSDRSGSSGRRKAKKKWRKDSPWVKPSRKRRKREPPRAKEPRGVSNDTSSLETERGFEELPLCSCRMEAPKIDRISERAGHKCMATESVDGELSGCNAAILKRETMRPSSRVALMVLCETHRARMVKHHCCPGCGYFCTAGTFLECHPDFRVAHRFHKACVSQLNGMVFCPHCGEDASEAQEVTIPRGDGVTPPAGTAAPAPPPLSQDAPGRADTSQPSARMRGHGEPRRPPCDPLADTIDSSGPSLTLPNGGCLSAVGLPLGPGREALEKALVIQESERRKKLRFHPRQLYLSVKQGELQKVILMLLDNLDPNFQSDQQSKRTPLHAAAQKGSVEICHVLLQAGANINAVDKQQRTPLMEAVVNNHLEVARYMVQRGGCVYSKEEDGSTCLHHAAKIGNLEMVSLLLSTGQVDVNAQDSGGWTPIIWAAEHKHIEVIRMLLTRGADVTLTDNEENICLHWASFTGSAAIAEVLLNARCDLHAVNYHGDTPLHIAARESYHDCVLLFLSRGANPELRNKEGDTAWDLTPERSDVWFALQLNRKLRLGVGNRAIRTEKIICRDVARGYENVPIPCVNGVDGEPCPEDYKYISENCETSTMNIDRNITHLQHCTCVDDCSSSNCLCGQLSIRCWYDKDGRLLQEFNKIEPPLIFECNQACSCWRNCKNRVVQSGIKVRLQLYRTAKMGWGVRALQTIPQGTFICEYVGELISDAEADVREDDSYLFDLDNKDGEVYCIDARYYGNISRFINHLCDPNIIPVRVFMLHQDLRFPRIAFFSSRDIRTGEELGFDYGDRFWDIKSKYFTCQCGSEKCKHSAEAIALEQSRLARLDPHPELLPELGSLPPVNT, translated from the exons atggcggcggcggcgggagctGCAGCGGCGGCGGCCGCCGAG GGGGAGGCCCCCGCTGAGATGGGGGCGCTGCTGCTGGAGAAGGAAACCAGAGGAGCCACCGAGAGAG TTCATGGCTCTTTGGGGGACACACCTCGTAGTGAAGAAACCCTGCCCAAGGCCACCCCCGACTCCCTGGAGCCTGCTGGCCCCTCATCTCCAGCCTCTGTCACTGTCACTGTTGGCGATGAGGGGGCTGACACCCCTGTAGGGGCTACACCACTCATTGGGGATGAATCTGAGAATCTTGAGGGAGATGGGGACCTCCGTGGGGGCCGGATCCTGCTGG GCCATGCCACAAAGTCAttcccctcttcccccagcaAGGGGGGTTCCTGTCCTAGCCGGGCCAAGATGTCAATGACAGGGGCGGGAAAATCACCTCCATCTGTCCAGAGTTTGGCTATGAGGCTACTGAGTATGCCAGGAGCCCAGGGAGCTGCAGCAGCAGGGTCTGAACCCCCTCCAGCCACCACGAGCCCAGAGGGACAGCCCAAGGTCCACCGAGCCCGCAAAACCATGTCCAAACCAGGAAATGGACAG CCCCCGGTCCCTGAGAAGCGGCCCCCTGAAGTACAGCATTTCCGCATGAGTGATGATGTCCACTCACTGGGAAAGGTGACCTCAG aTCTGGCCAAAAGGAGGAagctgaactcaggaggtggccTG TCGGAGGAGTTAGGTTCTGCCCGGCGTTCAGGAGAAGTGACCCTGACGAAAGGGGACCCCGGGTCCCTGGAGGAGTGGGAGACGGTGGTGGGTGATGACTTCAGTCTCTACTATGATTCCTACTCTGTGGATGAGCGCGTGGACTCCGACAGCAAG TCTGAAGTTGAAGCTCTAACTGAACAACTaagtgaagaggaggaggaggaagaggaggaagaagaagaagaggaagaggaggaggaagaggaagaagaagaggaagatgaggagTCAGGGAATCAGTCAGATAGG AGTGGTTCCAGTGGCCGGCGCAAGGCCAAGAAGAAATGGCGAAAAGACAGCCCATGGGTGAAGCCATCTCGGAAGCGGCGCAAGCGGGAGCCTCCGCGGGCCAAGGAGCCACGAG GGGTGTCCAATGACACATCTTCGCTGGAGACAGAGCGAGGGTTTGAGGAGTTGCCCCTGTGCAGCTGCCGCATGGAGGCACCCAAGATTGACCGCATCAGCGAGAGGGCGGGGCACAAGTGCATGGCCACCGAGAGTGTGGACGGAGAG CTGTCAGGCTGCAATGCCGCCATCCTCAAGCGGGAGACCATGAGGCCATCCAGCCGTGTGGCCCTGATGGTGCTCTGTGAGACCCACCGCGCCCGCATGGTCAAACACCACTGCTGCCCGGGCTGCGGCTACTTCTGCACGGCG GGCACCTTCCTGGAGTGCCACCCTGACTTCCGTGTGGCCCACCGCTTCCACAAGGCCTGTGTGTCTCAGCTGAATGGGATGGTCTTCTGTCCCCACTGTGGGGAGGATGCTTCTGAAGCTCAAGAGGTGACCATCCCCCGGGGTGACGGGGTGACCCCACCGGCCGGCACTGCAGCTCCTGCACCCCCACCCCTGTCCCAGGATGCCCCTGGGAGAGCAGACACTTCTCAGCCCAG TGCCCGGATGCGAGGGCATGGGGAACCCCGGCGCCCGCCCTGCGATCCCCTGGCTGACACCATCGACAGCTCAGGGCCCTCCCTGACCCTGCCCAATGGGGGCTGCCTTTCAGCCGTCGGGCTGCCACTGGGGCCAGGCCGGGAGGCCCTGGAAAAGGCCCTGGTCATCCAGGAGTCAGAGAG GCGGAAGAAGCTCCGTTTCCACCCTCGGCAGTTGTACCTGTCCGTGAAGCAGGGCGAGCTGCAGAAGGTGATCCTGATGCTGT TGGACAACCTGGACCCCAACTTCCAGAGCGACCAGCAGAGCAAGCGCACGCCCCTGCATGCAGCCGCCCAGAAGGGCTCCGTGGAGATCTGCCATGTGCTGCTGCAG GCTGGAGCCAACATAAATGCAGTGGACAAACAGCAGCGGACGCCACTGATGGAGGCCGTGGTGAACAACCACCTGGAGGTAGCCCGTTACATGGTGCAGCGTGGTGGCTGTGTCTATAGCAAG GAGGAGGACGgttccacctgcctccaccacGCAGCCAAAATCGGGAACTTGGAGATGGTCAGCCTGCTGCTGAGCACAGGACAGGTGGACGTCAACGCCCAG GACAGTGGGGGGTGGACGCCCATCATCTGGGCTGCAGAGCACAAGCACATCGAGGTGATCCGCATGCTACTGACGCGGGGCGCCGACGTCACCCTCACTGACAAC GAGGAGAACATCTGCCTGCACTGGGCCTCCTTCACGGGCAGCGCCGCCATCGCCGAAGTCCTTCTGAATGCGCGCTGTGACCTCCATGCTGTCAACTACCATGGGGACACCCCCCTGCACATCGCAGCTCGGGAGAGCTACCATGACTGCGTGCT GTTATTCCTGTCACGTGGGGCCAACCCTGAGCTGCGGAACAAAGAGGGGGACACAGCATGGGACCTGACTCCCGAGCGCTCCGACGTGTGGTTTGCGCTTCAACTCAACCGCAAGCTCCGACTTGGGGTGGGAAATCGGGCCATCCGCACAGAGAAGATCATCTGCCG GGACGTGGCTCGGGGCTATGAGAACGTGCCCATTCCCTGTGTCAACGGTGTGGATGGGGAGCCCTGCCCTGAGGATTACAAGTACATCTCGGAGAACTGCGAGACGTCCACCATGAACATCGATCGCAACATCACCCACCTGCAG CACTGCACGTGTGTGGACGACTGCTCTAGCTCCAACTGCCTGTGCGGCCAGCTCAGCATCCGGTGCTGGTATGACAAG GATGGGCGATTGCTCCAGGAATTTAACAAGATTGAGCCCCCGCTGATTTTCGAGTGTAACCAGGCGTGCTCATGCTGGAGAAACTGCAAGAACCGGGTTGTACAGAGTGGCATCAA GGTGCGGCTACAGCTCTACCGAACAGCCAAGATGGGCTGGGGGGTCCGCGCCCTACAGACCATCCCACAGGGGACCTTCATCTGCGA GTATGTCGGGGAGCTGATCTCTGATGCTGAGGCTGATGTGAGAGAGGATGATTCTTACCTCTTCGACTTAGACAACAAG GATGGAGAGGTGTACTGCATTGATGCCCGTTACTATGGCAACATCAGCCGCTTCATCAACCACCTGTGTGACCCCAACATCATTCCCGTCCGGGTCTTCATGCTGCACCAAGACCTGCGATTTCCACGCATCGCCTTCTTCAGTTCCCGAGACATCCGGACTGGGGAGGAGCTAGG GTTTGACTATGGCGACCGCTTCTGGGACATCAAAAGCAAATATTTCACCTGCCAATGTGGCTCTGAGAAGTGCAAGCACTCAGCCGAAGCCATTGCCCTGGAGCAGAGCCGTCTGGCCCGCCTGGACCCACACCCTGAGCTGCTGCCCGAGCTCGGCTCCCTGCCGCCTGTCAACACATGA
- the EHMT2 gene encoding histone-lysine N-methyltransferase EHMT2 isoform X7: MAAAAGAAAAAAAEGEAPAEMGALLLEKETRGATERVHGSLGDTPRSEETLPKATPDSLEPAGPSSPASVTVTVGDEGADTPVGATPLIGDESENLEGDGDLRGGRILLGHATKSFPSSPSKGGSCPSRAKMSMTGAGKSPPSVQSLAMRLLSMPGAQGAAAAGSEPPPATTSPEGQPKVHRARKTMSKPGNGQPPVPEKRPPEVQHFRMSDDVHSLGKVTSDLAKRRKLNSGGGLSEELGSARRSGEVTLTKGDPGSLEEWETVVGDDFSLYYDSYSVDERVDSDSKSEVEALTEQLSEEEEEEEEEEEEEEEEEEEEEEEEDEESGNQSDRSGSSGRRKAKKKWRKDSPWVKPSRKRRKREPPRAKEPRGVSNDTSSLETERGFEELPLCSCRMEAPKIDRISERAGHKCMATESVDGELSGCNAAILKRETMRPSSRVALMVLCETHRARMVKHHCCPGCGYFCTAGTFLECHPDFRVAHRFHKACVSQLNGMVFCPHCGEDASEAQEVTIPRGDGVTPPAGTAAPAPPPLSQDAPGRADTSQPSARMRGHGEPRRPPCDPLADTIDSSGPSLTLPNGGCLSAVGLPLGPGREALEKALVIQESERRKKLRFHPRQLYLSVKQGELQKVILMLLDNLDPNFQSDQQSKRTPLHAAAQKGSVEICHVLLQAGANINAVDKQQRTPLMEAVVNNHLEVARYMVQRGGCVYSKEEDGSTCLHHAAKIGNLEMVSLLLSTGQVDVNAQDSGGWTPIIWAAEHKHIEVIRMLLTRGADVTLTDNVSERLVEEENICLHWASFTGSAAIAEVLLNARCDLHAVNYHGDTPLHIAARESYHDCVLLFLSRGANPELRNKEGDTAWDLTPERSDVWFALQLNRKLRLGVGNRAIRTEKIICRDVARGYENVPIPCVNGVDGEPCPEDYKYISENCETSTMNIDRNITHLQHCTCVDDCSSSNCLCGQLSIRCWYDKDGRLLQEFNKIEPPLIFECNQACSCWRNCKNRVVQSGIKVRLQLYRTAKMGWGVRALQTIPQGTFICEYVGELISDAEADVREDDSYLFDLDNKDGEVYCIDARYYGNISRFINHLCDPNIIPVRVFMLHQDLRFPRIAFFSSRDIRTGEELGFDYGDRFWDIKSKYFTCQCGSEKCKHSAEAIALEQSRLARLDPHPELLPELGSLPPVNT, encoded by the exons atggcggcggcggcgggagctGCAGCGGCGGCGGCCGCCGAG GGGGAGGCCCCCGCTGAGATGGGGGCGCTGCTGCTGGAGAAGGAAACCAGAGGAGCCACCGAGAGAG TTCATGGCTCTTTGGGGGACACACCTCGTAGTGAAGAAACCCTGCCCAAGGCCACCCCCGACTCCCTGGAGCCTGCTGGCCCCTCATCTCCAGCCTCTGTCACTGTCACTGTTGGCGATGAGGGGGCTGACACCCCTGTAGGGGCTACACCACTCATTGGGGATGAATCTGAGAATCTTGAGGGAGATGGGGACCTCCGTGGGGGCCGGATCCTGCTGG GCCATGCCACAAAGTCAttcccctcttcccccagcaAGGGGGGTTCCTGTCCTAGCCGGGCCAAGATGTCAATGACAGGGGCGGGAAAATCACCTCCATCTGTCCAGAGTTTGGCTATGAGGCTACTGAGTATGCCAGGAGCCCAGGGAGCTGCAGCAGCAGGGTCTGAACCCCCTCCAGCCACCACGAGCCCAGAGGGACAGCCCAAGGTCCACCGAGCCCGCAAAACCATGTCCAAACCAGGAAATGGACAG CCCCCGGTCCCTGAGAAGCGGCCCCCTGAAGTACAGCATTTCCGCATGAGTGATGATGTCCACTCACTGGGAAAGGTGACCTCAG aTCTGGCCAAAAGGAGGAagctgaactcaggaggtggccTG TCGGAGGAGTTAGGTTCTGCCCGGCGTTCAGGAGAAGTGACCCTGACGAAAGGGGACCCCGGGTCCCTGGAGGAGTGGGAGACGGTGGTGGGTGATGACTTCAGTCTCTACTATGATTCCTACTCTGTGGATGAGCGCGTGGACTCCGACAGCAAG TCTGAAGTTGAAGCTCTAACTGAACAACTaagtgaagaggaggaggaggaagaggaggaagaagaagaagaggaagaggaggaggaagaggaagaagaagaggaagatgaggagTCAGGGAATCAGTCAGATAGG AGTGGTTCCAGTGGCCGGCGCAAGGCCAAGAAGAAATGGCGAAAAGACAGCCCATGGGTGAAGCCATCTCGGAAGCGGCGCAAGCGGGAGCCTCCGCGGGCCAAGGAGCCACGAG GGGTGTCCAATGACACATCTTCGCTGGAGACAGAGCGAGGGTTTGAGGAGTTGCCCCTGTGCAGCTGCCGCATGGAGGCACCCAAGATTGACCGCATCAGCGAGAGGGCGGGGCACAAGTGCATGGCCACCGAGAGTGTGGACGGAGAG CTGTCAGGCTGCAATGCCGCCATCCTCAAGCGGGAGACCATGAGGCCATCCAGCCGTGTGGCCCTGATGGTGCTCTGTGAGACCCACCGCGCCCGCATGGTCAAACACCACTGCTGCCCGGGCTGCGGCTACTTCTGCACGGCG GGCACCTTCCTGGAGTGCCACCCTGACTTCCGTGTGGCCCACCGCTTCCACAAGGCCTGTGTGTCTCAGCTGAATGGGATGGTCTTCTGTCCCCACTGTGGGGAGGATGCTTCTGAAGCTCAAGAGGTGACCATCCCCCGGGGTGACGGGGTGACCCCACCGGCCGGCACTGCAGCTCCTGCACCCCCACCCCTGTCCCAGGATGCCCCTGGGAGAGCAGACACTTCTCAGCCCAG TGCCCGGATGCGAGGGCATGGGGAACCCCGGCGCCCGCCCTGCGATCCCCTGGCTGACACCATCGACAGCTCAGGGCCCTCCCTGACCCTGCCCAATGGGGGCTGCCTTTCAGCCGTCGGGCTGCCACTGGGGCCAGGCCGGGAGGCCCTGGAAAAGGCCCTGGTCATCCAGGAGTCAGAGAG GCGGAAGAAGCTCCGTTTCCACCCTCGGCAGTTGTACCTGTCCGTGAAGCAGGGCGAGCTGCAGAAGGTGATCCTGATGCTGT TGGACAACCTGGACCCCAACTTCCAGAGCGACCAGCAGAGCAAGCGCACGCCCCTGCATGCAGCCGCCCAGAAGGGCTCCGTGGAGATCTGCCATGTGCTGCTGCAG GCTGGAGCCAACATAAATGCAGTGGACAAACAGCAGCGGACGCCACTGATGGAGGCCGTGGTGAACAACCACCTGGAGGTAGCCCGTTACATGGTGCAGCGTGGTGGCTGTGTCTATAGCAAG GAGGAGGACGgttccacctgcctccaccacGCAGCCAAAATCGGGAACTTGGAGATGGTCAGCCTGCTGCTGAGCACAGGACAGGTGGACGTCAACGCCCAG GACAGTGGGGGGTGGACGCCCATCATCTGGGCTGCAGAGCACAAGCACATCGAGGTGATCCGCATGCTACTGACGCGGGGCGCCGACGTCACCCTCACTGACAACGTGAGTGAGCGTTTGGTTGAG GAGGAGAACATCTGCCTGCACTGGGCCTCCTTCACGGGCAGCGCCGCCATCGCCGAAGTCCTTCTGAATGCGCGCTGTGACCTCCATGCTGTCAACTACCATGGGGACACCCCCCTGCACATCGCAGCTCGGGAGAGCTACCATGACTGCGTGCT GTTATTCCTGTCACGTGGGGCCAACCCTGAGCTGCGGAACAAAGAGGGGGACACAGCATGGGACCTGACTCCCGAGCGCTCCGACGTGTGGTTTGCGCTTCAACTCAACCGCAAGCTCCGACTTGGGGTGGGAAATCGGGCCATCCGCACAGAGAAGATCATCTGCCG GGACGTGGCTCGGGGCTATGAGAACGTGCCCATTCCCTGTGTCAACGGTGTGGATGGGGAGCCCTGCCCTGAGGATTACAAGTACATCTCGGAGAACTGCGAGACGTCCACCATGAACATCGATCGCAACATCACCCACCTGCAG CACTGCACGTGTGTGGACGACTGCTCTAGCTCCAACTGCCTGTGCGGCCAGCTCAGCATCCGGTGCTGGTATGACAAG GATGGGCGATTGCTCCAGGAATTTAACAAGATTGAGCCCCCGCTGATTTTCGAGTGTAACCAGGCGTGCTCATGCTGGAGAAACTGCAAGAACCGGGTTGTACAGAGTGGCATCAA GGTGCGGCTACAGCTCTACCGAACAGCCAAGATGGGCTGGGGGGTCCGCGCCCTACAGACCATCCCACAGGGGACCTTCATCTGCGA GTATGTCGGGGAGCTGATCTCTGATGCTGAGGCTGATGTGAGAGAGGATGATTCTTACCTCTTCGACTTAGACAACAAG GATGGAGAGGTGTACTGCATTGATGCCCGTTACTATGGCAACATCAGCCGCTTCATCAACCACCTGTGTGACCCCAACATCATTCCCGTCCGGGTCTTCATGCTGCACCAAGACCTGCGATTTCCACGCATCGCCTTCTTCAGTTCCCGAGACATCCGGACTGGGGAGGAGCTAGG GTTTGACTATGGCGACCGCTTCTGGGACATCAAAAGCAAATATTTCACCTGCCAATGTGGCTCTGAGAAGTGCAAGCACTCAGCCGAAGCCATTGCCCTGGAGCAGAGCCGTCTGGCCCGCCTGGACCCACACCCTGAGCTGCTGCCCGAGCTCGGCTCCCTGCCGCCTGTCAACACATGA
- the EHMT2 gene encoding histone-lysine N-methyltransferase EHMT2 isoform X6: MAAAAGAAAAAAAEGEAPAEMGALLLEKETRGATERVHGSLGDTPRSEETLPKATPDSLEPAGPSSPASVTVTVGDEGADTPVGATPLIGDESENLEGDGDLRGGRILLGHATKSFPSSPSKGGSCPSRAKMSMTGAGKSPPSVQSLAMRLLSMPGAQGAAAAGSEPPPATTSPEGQPKVHRARKTMSKPGNGQPPVPEKRPPEVQHFRMSDDVHSLGKVTSDLAKRRKLNSGGGLSEELGSARRSGEVTLTKGDPGSLEEWETVVGDDFSLYYDSYSVDERVDSDSKSEVEALTEQLSEEEEEEEEEEEEEEEEEEEEEEEEDEESGNQSDRSGSSGRRKAKKKWRKDSPWVKPSRKRRKREPPRAKEPRGVNGVGSSGPSEYMEVPLGSLELPSEGTLSPNHAGVSNDTSSLETERGFEELPLCSCRMEAPKIDRISERAGHKCMATESVDGELSGCNAAILKRETMRPSSRVALMVLCETHRARMVKHHCCPGCGYFCTAGTFLECHPDFRVAHRFHKACVSQLNGMVFCPHCGEDASEAQEVTIPRGDGVTPPAGTAAPAPPPLSQDAPGRADTSQPSARMRGHGEPRRPPCDPLADTIDSSGPSLTLPNGGCLSAVGLPLGPGREALEKALVIQESERRKKLRFHPRQLYLSVKQGELQKVILMLLDNLDPNFQSDQQSKRTPLHAAAQKGSVEICHVLLQAGANINAVDKQQRTPLMEAVVNNHLEVARYMVQRGGCVYSKEEDGSTCLHHAAKIGNLEMVSLLLSTGQVDVNAQDSGGWTPIIWAAEHKHIEVIRMLLTRGADVTLTDNEENICLHWASFTGSAAIAEVLLNARCDLHAVNYHGDTPLHIAARESYHDCVLLFLSRGANPELRNKEGDTAWDLTPERSDVWFALQLNRKLRLGVGNRAIRTEKIICRDVARGYENVPIPCVNGVDGEPCPEDYKYISENCETSTMNIDRNITHLQHCTCVDDCSSSNCLCGQLSIRCWYDKDGRLLQEFNKIEPPLIFECNQACSCWRNCKNRVVQSGIKVRLQLYRTAKMGWGVRALQTIPQGTFICEYVGELISDAEADVREDDSYLFDLDNKDGEVYCIDARYYGNISRFINHLCDPNIIPVRVFMLHQDLRFPRIAFFSSRDIRTGEELGFDYGDRFWDIKSKYFTCQCGSEKCKHSAEAIALEQSRLARLDPHPELLPELGSLPPVNT, encoded by the exons atggcggcggcggcgggagctGCAGCGGCGGCGGCCGCCGAG GGGGAGGCCCCCGCTGAGATGGGGGCGCTGCTGCTGGAGAAGGAAACCAGAGGAGCCACCGAGAGAG TTCATGGCTCTTTGGGGGACACACCTCGTAGTGAAGAAACCCTGCCCAAGGCCACCCCCGACTCCCTGGAGCCTGCTGGCCCCTCATCTCCAGCCTCTGTCACTGTCACTGTTGGCGATGAGGGGGCTGACACCCCTGTAGGGGCTACACCACTCATTGGGGATGAATCTGAGAATCTTGAGGGAGATGGGGACCTCCGTGGGGGCCGGATCCTGCTGG GCCATGCCACAAAGTCAttcccctcttcccccagcaAGGGGGGTTCCTGTCCTAGCCGGGCCAAGATGTCAATGACAGGGGCGGGAAAATCACCTCCATCTGTCCAGAGTTTGGCTATGAGGCTACTGAGTATGCCAGGAGCCCAGGGAGCTGCAGCAGCAGGGTCTGAACCCCCTCCAGCCACCACGAGCCCAGAGGGACAGCCCAAGGTCCACCGAGCCCGCAAAACCATGTCCAAACCAGGAAATGGACAG CCCCCGGTCCCTGAGAAGCGGCCCCCTGAAGTACAGCATTTCCGCATGAGTGATGATGTCCACTCACTGGGAAAGGTGACCTCAG aTCTGGCCAAAAGGAGGAagctgaactcaggaggtggccTG TCGGAGGAGTTAGGTTCTGCCCGGCGTTCAGGAGAAGTGACCCTGACGAAAGGGGACCCCGGGTCCCTGGAGGAGTGGGAGACGGTGGTGGGTGATGACTTCAGTCTCTACTATGATTCCTACTCTGTGGATGAGCGCGTGGACTCCGACAGCAAG TCTGAAGTTGAAGCTCTAACTGAACAACTaagtgaagaggaggaggaggaagaggaggaagaagaagaagaggaagaggaggaggaagaggaagaagaagaggaagatgaggagTCAGGGAATCAGTCAGATAGG AGTGGTTCCAGTGGCCGGCGCAAGGCCAAGAAGAAATGGCGAAAAGACAGCCCATGGGTGAAGCCATCTCGGAAGCGGCGCAAGCGGGAGCCTCCGCGGGCCAAGGAGCCACGAG gAGTGAATGGTGTGGGCTCCTCAGGCCCCAGTGAGTACATGGAGGTCCCTCTGGGGTCCCTGGAGCTGCCCAGCGAGGGGACCCTCTCCCCCAACCACGCTG GGGTGTCCAATGACACATCTTCGCTGGAGACAGAGCGAGGGTTTGAGGAGTTGCCCCTGTGCAGCTGCCGCATGGAGGCACCCAAGATTGACCGCATCAGCGAGAGGGCGGGGCACAAGTGCATGGCCACCGAGAGTGTGGACGGAGAG CTGTCAGGCTGCAATGCCGCCATCCTCAAGCGGGAGACCATGAGGCCATCCAGCCGTGTGGCCCTGATGGTGCTCTGTGAGACCCACCGCGCCCGCATGGTCAAACACCACTGCTGCCCGGGCTGCGGCTACTTCTGCACGGCG GGCACCTTCCTGGAGTGCCACCCTGACTTCCGTGTGGCCCACCGCTTCCACAAGGCCTGTGTGTCTCAGCTGAATGGGATGGTCTTCTGTCCCCACTGTGGGGAGGATGCTTCTGAAGCTCAAGAGGTGACCATCCCCCGGGGTGACGGGGTGACCCCACCGGCCGGCACTGCAGCTCCTGCACCCCCACCCCTGTCCCAGGATGCCCCTGGGAGAGCAGACACTTCTCAGCCCAG TGCCCGGATGCGAGGGCATGGGGAACCCCGGCGCCCGCCCTGCGATCCCCTGGCTGACACCATCGACAGCTCAGGGCCCTCCCTGACCCTGCCCAATGGGGGCTGCCTTTCAGCCGTCGGGCTGCCACTGGGGCCAGGCCGGGAGGCCCTGGAAAAGGCCCTGGTCATCCAGGAGTCAGAGAG GCGGAAGAAGCTCCGTTTCCACCCTCGGCAGTTGTACCTGTCCGTGAAGCAGGGCGAGCTGCAGAAGGTGATCCTGATGCTGT TGGACAACCTGGACCCCAACTTCCAGAGCGACCAGCAGAGCAAGCGCACGCCCCTGCATGCAGCCGCCCAGAAGGGCTCCGTGGAGATCTGCCATGTGCTGCTGCAG GCTGGAGCCAACATAAATGCAGTGGACAAACAGCAGCGGACGCCACTGATGGAGGCCGTGGTGAACAACCACCTGGAGGTAGCCCGTTACATGGTGCAGCGTGGTGGCTGTGTCTATAGCAAG GAGGAGGACGgttccacctgcctccaccacGCAGCCAAAATCGGGAACTTGGAGATGGTCAGCCTGCTGCTGAGCACAGGACAGGTGGACGTCAACGCCCAG GACAGTGGGGGGTGGACGCCCATCATCTGGGCTGCAGAGCACAAGCACATCGAGGTGATCCGCATGCTACTGACGCGGGGCGCCGACGTCACCCTCACTGACAAC GAGGAGAACATCTGCCTGCACTGGGCCTCCTTCACGGGCAGCGCCGCCATCGCCGAAGTCCTTCTGAATGCGCGCTGTGACCTCCATGCTGTCAACTACCATGGGGACACCCCCCTGCACATCGCAGCTCGGGAGAGCTACCATGACTGCGTGCT GTTATTCCTGTCACGTGGGGCCAACCCTGAGCTGCGGAACAAAGAGGGGGACACAGCATGGGACCTGACTCCCGAGCGCTCCGACGTGTGGTTTGCGCTTCAACTCAACCGCAAGCTCCGACTTGGGGTGGGAAATCGGGCCATCCGCACAGAGAAGATCATCTGCCG GGACGTGGCTCGGGGCTATGAGAACGTGCCCATTCCCTGTGTCAACGGTGTGGATGGGGAGCCCTGCCCTGAGGATTACAAGTACATCTCGGAGAACTGCGAGACGTCCACCATGAACATCGATCGCAACATCACCCACCTGCAG CACTGCACGTGTGTGGACGACTGCTCTAGCTCCAACTGCCTGTGCGGCCAGCTCAGCATCCGGTGCTGGTATGACAAG GATGGGCGATTGCTCCAGGAATTTAACAAGATTGAGCCCCCGCTGATTTTCGAGTGTAACCAGGCGTGCTCATGCTGGAGAAACTGCAAGAACCGGGTTGTACAGAGTGGCATCAA GGTGCGGCTACAGCTCTACCGAACAGCCAAGATGGGCTGGGGGGTCCGCGCCCTACAGACCATCCCACAGGGGACCTTCATCTGCGA GTATGTCGGGGAGCTGATCTCTGATGCTGAGGCTGATGTGAGAGAGGATGATTCTTACCTCTTCGACTTAGACAACAAG GATGGAGAGGTGTACTGCATTGATGCCCGTTACTATGGCAACATCAGCCGCTTCATCAACCACCTGTGTGACCCCAACATCATTCCCGTCCGGGTCTTCATGCTGCACCAAGACCTGCGATTTCCACGCATCGCCTTCTTCAGTTCCCGAGACATCCGGACTGGGGAGGAGCTAGG GTTTGACTATGGCGACCGCTTCTGGGACATCAAAAGCAAATATTTCACCTGCCAATGTGGCTCTGAGAAGTGCAAGCACTCAGCCGAAGCCATTGCCCTGGAGCAGAGCCGTCTGGCCCGCCTGGACCCACACCCTGAGCTGCTGCCCGAGCTCGGCTCCCTGCCGCCTGTCAACACATGA